A stretch of Dasypus novemcinctus isolate mDasNov1 chromosome 14, mDasNov1.1.hap2, whole genome shotgun sequence DNA encodes these proteins:
- the LOC101428411 gene encoding vacuolar protein sorting-associated protein 28 homolog — MDKLRLEIRAMDEIQPDLRELMETMHRMSHLPPDFEGRQTVSQWLQTLSGMSASDELDDAQVRQMLFDLESAYNAFNRFLHT; from the exons ATGGACAAGCTGCGCCTGGAGATCCGCGCCATGGACGAG ATCCAGCCGGACCTGCGGGAGCTGATGGAGACCATGCACCGCATGAGCCACCTGCCGCCCGACTTCGAGGGCCGCCAGACGGTCAGCCAGTG GCTGCAGACCCTGAGCGGCATGTCTGCGTCCGACGAGCTGGACGACGCGCAGGTGCGCCAGATGCTCTTCGACCTGGAGTCGGCCTACAACGCCTTCAACCGCTTCCTGCACACCTGA
- the LOC101428848 gene encoding vacuolar protein sorting-associated protein 28 homolog has protein sequence MFHGVPATPGLGAPGTKPELYEEVKLYKNAREREKYDNMAELFAVVKTMQALEKAYIKDCVTPSEYTAACSRLLVQYKAAFRQVQGSEISSIDEFCRKFRLDCPLAMERIREDRPITIKDDKGNLNRCIADVVSLFITVMDKLRLEIRAMDEIQPDLRELMETMHRMSHLPPDFEGRQTVSQWLQTLSGMSASDELDDAQVRQMLFDLESAYNAFNRFLHA, from the exons ATGTTCCACGGGGTCCCGGCCACTCCGGGCCTGGGAG CCCCTGGGACCAAACCAGAGCTTTACGAG GAAGTGAAGCTGTATAAGAATGCCCGGGAGCGGGAGAA ATACGACAACATGGCGGAGCTGTTTGCCGTGGTGAAGACGATGCAGGCGCTGGAGAAGGCCTACATCAAGGACTGCGTCACCCCCAGCGA GTACACAGCGGCCTGCTCTCGGCTCCTGGTCCAGTACAAAGCCGCCTTCCGGCAGGTTCAGGGCTCAGAGATCAGCTCCATCGATGAGTTCTGCCGCAAGTTCCGT CTGGACTGTCCACTGGCCATGGAGAGGATCAGAGAGGACCGGCCCATCACCATCAAGGATGACAAGGGGAACCTCAACCGCTGCATCGCCGACGTCGTCTCG CTCTTCATCACGGTGATGGACAAGCTGCGCCTGGAGATCCGCGCCATGGACGAG ATCCAGCCGGACCTGCGGGAGCTGATGGAGACCATGCACCGCATGAGCCACCTGCCGCCCGACTTCGAGGGCCGCCAGACGGTCAGCCAGTG GCTGCAGACCCTGAGCGGCATGTCTGCGTCCGACGAGCTGGACGACGCGCAGGTGCGCCAGATGCTCTTCGACCTGGAGTCGGCCTACAACGCCTTCAACCGCTTCCTGCACGCCTGA
- the SLC39A4 gene encoding zinc transporter ZIP4 has translation MGELARLGPALLLAVVAAAAAAEPTRLLGLLASGRGALDHAALGGLLNTLAARVHCAAGPCGKCVSVEDVLALARTQGPGATAEPALGAPHAARLSAAAALYLSDPEGTCEDARAGRWASRANRLLAELEGPEALSPGLNRLLRRIQARGAARPAPQEACVDAPRLLWEAAGAGAPGAPGWVLAALVDHVGRGACVRALPAPQYFVDFVFRQLGNPARNITVTELAALMQRLGVGTKGKAPGGHDHGDHDHGDHDHSHQGAGPEDPVHRDAPNSSATVWDTVCLGASDVMAVYGLDEEAGVDPEAWARLSPALLQQQLSGACRSPLQPPAQGRLSQAEMYLYGSLATLLVCLASVLGLLLLACVGYPAATHYVIQTFLSMAVGALTGDAFLHLLPKVLGLHDHGAEGHSLQPTWRLLAALGGLYIFFLFENLFNLLLPPDPEDPERGQPCSHGGHSHSLFLQMSPVELRPPKQPHGESRTDLVAQESPELQRPNSSGDPELRLLPYVITVGDAVHNFADGLAMGAAFASSWKTGLATSLAVFCHEVPHELGDFAALLHAGLSVRRAVLLNLASALTAFAGLYVALAAGFSAEGEAWVLAVATGLFLYVALCDMLPAMLRVRDPRPWLLFLLHNAGLLGGWAALLLLSLYEESIAF, from the exons ATGGGGGAGCTGGCTCGCCTGGGGCCGGCGCTCCTGCTGGCCGTGGTGGCGGCCGCGGCGGCTGCAGAGCCCACCCGCCTGCTGGGCCTGCTCGCCTCGGGTCGCGGCGCTCTGGACCACGCGGCGCTGGGTGGCCTGTTAAATACGCTGGCGGCCCGTGTGCACTGCGCCGCCGGGCCGTGTGGAAAG TGTGTGTCTGTGGAGGATGTCCTGGCCCTGGCCAGAACGCAGGGCCCCGGGGCCACCGCGGAGCCCGCGCTGGGCGCCCCGCATGCCGCCCGCCTGAGCGCCGCCGCGGCCCTCTACCTCAGCGACCCCGAGGGCACGTGTGAGGACGCGCGGGCCGGCCGCTGGGCCTCCCGGGCCAACCGCCTCCTGGCCGAGCTGGAGGGCCCCGAGGCCCTGAGCCCGGGCCTGAACCGGCTGCTGCGCAGGATCCAGGCCCGCGGGGCCGCGCGGCCTGCCCCGCAGGAG GCCTGCGTGGACGCGCCTCGGCTGCTGTGGGAGGCGGCGGGGGCTGGGGCCCCGGGAGCCCCCGGCTGGGTCCTGGCGGCCCTGGTGGACCACGTCGGCCGCGGTGCCTGCGTCCGCGCCCTGCCCGCCCCGCAGTACTTCGTGGACTTCGTGTTCCGCCAGCTCGGGAACCCGGCGCGGAACATCACCGTGACGG agttggcCGCCCTGATGCAGCGCCTGGGGGTGGGGACCAAGGGCAAGGCCCCTGGGGGCCACGACCACGGGGACCACGACCACGGGGACCACGACCACAGCCATCAGGGGGCCGGCCCCGAGGACCCTGTGCACCGCGACGCCCCCAACAGCAGTGCCACTGTGTGGGACACG GTGTGCCTCGGCGCCAGCGACGTGATGGCCGTGTACGGGCTGGATGAGGAGGCGGGAGTGGACCCCGAAGCCTGGGCCCGTCTCAGCCCGGCGCTGCTCCAGCAGCAGCTCAGCGGGGCCTGCCGCTCCCCGCTCCAGCCCCCCGCCCAGGGCCGGCTCAGCCAGGCCGAGA TGTACCTGTACGGCTCACTGGCCACGCTGCTCGTCTGCCTGGCCTCCGTGCTCGGCCTCCTGCTCCTGGCCTGCGTGGGCTACCCCGCCGCCACCCACTACGTCATCCAGACCTTCCTCAGCATGGCGGTGGGCGCGCTCACCGGAGACGCCTTCCTGCACCTGCTGCCCAAG GTGCTGGGGCTGCATGACCACGGCGCGGAGGGCcacagcctgcagcccacctggCGCCTCCTGGCTGCACTGGGTGGGCTCTACATCTTCTTCCTGTTTGAGAACCTGTTCAACCTCCTGCTGCCCCCGGACCCCGAG GACCCAGAGAGGGGCCAGCCTTGCAGCCACGGTGGGCACAGCCACAGCCTGTTCCTGCAGATGAGCCCCGTGGAGCTCCGGCCGCCCAAGCAGCCCCACGGGGAGTCCCGGACTGACCTG GTAGCCCAGGAGAGCCCAGAGCTCCAGAGGCCCAACAGCTCAGGTGACCCAG AGCTGCGGCTGCTGCCCTATGTGATCACGGTGGGCGACGCAGTGCACAACTTCGCGGACGGGCTGGCCATGGGCGCCGCCTTCGCGTCCTCTTGGAAGACTGGGCTGGCCACGTCGCTGGCTGTGTTCTGCCACGAGGTGCCCCACGAGCTGG GGGACTTCGCGGCGCTGCTGCACGCGGGGCTGTCGGTGCGGCGCGCGGTGCTGCTGAACCTGGCCTCGGCGCTCACGGCCTTCGCCGGCCTCTACGTGGCGCTCGCCGCGGGCTTCAGCGCGGAGGGCGAGGCCTGGGTCCTGGCGGTGGCCACCGGCCTCTTCCTCTACGTGGCGCTCTGCGACATG CTCCCGGCCATGCTCCGAGTGCGCGACCCGCGGCCCTGGCTCCTGTTCCTGCTGCACAACGCGGGGCTCCTGGGCGGCTGGGCCGCGCTGCTGCTGCTGTCGCTGTACGAGGAGAGCATCGCCTTCTGA